In Actinomadura citrea, a single window of DNA contains:
- a CDS encoding peptidoglycan D,D-transpeptidase FtsI family protein, whose translation MDKPVRRVAIFALLLFFGLMAQVNYVQGSQAEDLRTDARNSRQYADVFNSPRGQISAGGEVLVTSKETGKDNPKYGRTYKDGPIFAPITGYFNGNATQVERAYNSLLGGKDTRITQQRWFDTFIGKKAEGANVELTIDPQAQRTAYEQLKARTAGGRRGGAVVIDVKTGAVKVAASWPSFDPNEVAPQTGEKGGKRLEQLDKGDGVIKPLVDNALSQTFPPGSSFKAVVSAIGMQKLGLNSSSTVNTGQLILPESGRPLPNSHDSGSCAGSAPLRGAFAESCNTSFAKMALDMGIQELHDGSTRFGFGKHVQLEPDMYAAESDVPVSIKDAKGNTIETGKDGTARSGIGQENVRATPLQMAMVACSIANGGKIMNPYVVQKVRAKDQSELYNVSPKEFGEAMSDGQAGQLEDMMRAVVSEGTAKNLAGMRIAGKTGTAEQGPGNPNANWFVGFSPPQNPRYAFAVMTEAPGSGAANAGPIAGAIMAKVLQK comes from the coding sequence ATGGACAAGCCGGTTCGGCGGGTGGCGATCTTCGCGTTGCTGCTCTTCTTCGGCCTGATGGCGCAGGTCAACTACGTCCAGGGCAGCCAGGCGGAGGACCTGCGGACCGACGCGCGCAACAGCCGCCAGTACGCGGACGTGTTCAACTCGCCGCGCGGCCAGATCTCGGCGGGCGGCGAGGTGCTGGTGACCTCGAAGGAGACCGGCAAGGACAACCCGAAGTACGGCCGGACCTACAAGGACGGGCCGATCTTCGCGCCGATCACCGGGTACTTCAACGGCAACGCCACCCAGGTCGAGCGGGCCTACAACTCGCTGCTCGGCGGCAAGGACACGCGGATCACGCAGCAGCGCTGGTTCGACACGTTCATCGGCAAGAAGGCCGAGGGCGCGAACGTCGAGCTGACGATCGACCCGCAGGCGCAGCGCACGGCGTACGAGCAGCTGAAGGCGCGGACGGCCGGCGGCCGCCGCGGCGGCGCCGTCGTGATCGACGTGAAGACGGGCGCGGTGAAGGTGGCGGCGTCGTGGCCGTCGTTCGACCCGAACGAGGTCGCGCCGCAGACCGGTGAGAAGGGCGGCAAGCGCCTGGAGCAGCTCGACAAGGGCGACGGCGTCATCAAGCCGCTGGTCGACAACGCCCTCAGCCAGACGTTCCCGCCCGGTTCCTCGTTCAAGGCGGTGGTGTCGGCGATCGGGATGCAGAAGCTCGGCCTCAACAGCTCGTCGACGGTGAACACCGGGCAGCTGATCCTGCCGGAGTCGGGCCGCCCGCTGCCGAACTCGCACGACAGCGGCAGCTGCGCCGGGTCGGCCCCGCTGCGCGGCGCCTTCGCCGAGTCCTGCAACACCTCGTTCGCGAAGATGGCGCTGGACATGGGCATCCAGGAGCTGCACGACGGCTCCACGAGGTTCGGGTTCGGCAAGCACGTGCAGCTGGAGCCCGACATGTACGCCGCGGAGAGCGACGTCCCGGTGTCGATCAAGGACGCCAAGGGCAACACGATCGAGACCGGCAAGGACGGCACGGCGCGGTCCGGCATCGGCCAGGAGAACGTGCGGGCCACGCCGCTGCAGATGGCGATGGTCGCCTGCTCGATCGCCAACGGCGGCAAGATCATGAACCCGTACGTGGTGCAGAAGGTCCGCGCGAAGGACCAGAGCGAGCTCTACAACGTCTCCCCGAAGGAGTTCGGCGAGGCGATGAGCGACGGCCAGGCCGGCCAGCTGGAGGACATGATGCGCGCGGTGGTCTCCGAGGGCACCGCGAAGAACCTGGCGGGCATGCGGATCGCCGGCAAGACCGGTACCGCCGAGCAGGGCCCGGGCAACCCGAACGCGAACTGGTTCGTCGGGTTCAGCCCGCCCCAGAACCCGCGCTACGCGTTCGCCGTCATGACCGAGGCCCCGGGCTCCGGCGCCGCCAACGCCGGCCCCATCGCCGGGGCGATCATGGCGAAGGTCCTGCAGAAGTGA
- a CDS encoding peptidylprolyl isomerase: protein MANEIFATLNTSLGKIVIQLYPEHAPETVANFVELAEGTRTWTDPRTGQKSDVPLYNGTIFHRVIDQFMLQGGDPLGTGTGGPGYEFKDEFHPDLKFNRPYLLAMANAGPGTNGSQFFITLSVAHTQHLTGRHTIFGKVIEGTDVVDRIGKVPTGRMDRPQNDVVIESVTIERR from the coding sequence GTGGCCAACGAGATCTTCGCGACGCTCAACACGTCGCTCGGCAAGATCGTGATCCAGCTGTACCCGGAGCACGCGCCCGAGACGGTGGCGAACTTCGTCGAGCTGGCGGAGGGCACCCGCACCTGGACCGACCCGCGCACGGGCCAGAAGTCGGACGTGCCGCTCTACAACGGGACGATCTTCCACCGGGTCATCGACCAGTTCATGCTCCAGGGCGGCGACCCGCTCGGCACCGGTACCGGCGGCCCCGGCTACGAGTTCAAGGACGAGTTCCACCCGGACCTGAAGTTCAACCGCCCGTACCTGCTGGCGATGGCGAACGCCGGGCCCGGCACCAACGGCTCCCAGTTCTTCATCACGCTGAGCGTCGCGCACACCCAGCACCTGACCGGCCGGCACACCATCTTCGGCAAGGTCATCGAGGGCACCGACGTCGTCGACCGCATCGGCAAGGTCCCGACGGGGCGGATGGACCGTCCGCAGAACGACGTCGTCATCGAGTCGGTGACGATCGAGCGCCGTTAG
- a CDS encoding DUF881 domain-containing protein, protein MFAASASTARGTSLREQGRTRITELITAEQRRGRQDRAEYRRLRRQVDGISREAGRHDARVKNAQAEADRLAAEAGFTPAAGRAVRVSLDDAPPPKSGELPRGVRPDDLVVHQSDVQAVVNALWAGGARAMQIMDQRVISTSAVRCVGNTLILQGVVYSPPFRITAVGDPDRLRAALGASREIAIYRRYVRAYGLGYAVRTVERATLPPYTGNVTMKHATVPAEPPKGG, encoded by the coding sequence TTGTTCGCGGCGAGCGCGAGCACGGCCCGCGGCACGAGCCTGCGCGAGCAGGGCCGGACCAGGATCACCGAGCTCATCACCGCGGAGCAGCGCCGGGGCCGGCAGGATCGCGCCGAGTACCGGCGGCTGCGCCGCCAGGTCGACGGTATCTCCCGGGAGGCCGGACGTCACGACGCCCGGGTGAAAAACGCTCAGGCGGAGGCCGACCGGCTGGCCGCCGAGGCCGGGTTCACCCCCGCCGCCGGCCGCGCCGTCCGGGTCTCGCTGGACGACGCGCCGCCGCCGAAGTCGGGCGAGCTGCCCCGCGGCGTCCGCCCGGACGACCTGGTGGTGCACCAGAGCGACGTCCAGGCCGTCGTCAACGCGCTGTGGGCGGGCGGCGCCCGCGCCATGCAGATCATGGACCAGCGGGTGATCTCGACCAGCGCGGTGCGGTGCGTCGGCAATACGCTGATCCTCCAGGGCGTCGTGTACTCCCCGCCGTTCCGGATCACCGCCGTCGGCGATCCGGACCGGCTGCGCGCGGCGCTCGGCGCGTCCCGCGAGATCGCGATCTACCGCAGGTACGTCCGCGCCTACGGGCTCGGCTACGCGGTGCGGACGGTGGAACGCGCCACGTTGCCGCCCTACACCGGCAACGTGACCATGAAGCACGCTACGGTTCCGGCGGAACCGCCCAAAGGCGGCTGA
- a CDS encoding cell division protein CrgA yields MAKSKVRKKAVYTPPQKSKAPEVSPRWLVPTMVGLWLVGLIWIAVFYVTASTGTDVPYMTDLHNWNLGIGFTAIILGVILSTRWR; encoded by the coding sequence GTGGCCAAGTCCAAAGTGCGCAAGAAGGCCGTCTACACGCCCCCGCAGAAGTCCAAGGCTCCCGAGGTCAGCCCGCGCTGGCTCGTGCCGACGATGGTCGGCCTGTGGCTCGTCGGCCTGATCTGGATCGCTGTCTTCTACGTGACGGCCAGCACCGGTACGGACGTGCCGTACATGACCGACCTGCACAACTGGAATCTGGGAATCGGCTTCACCGCGATCATCCTGGGTGTGATCCTTTCGACCCGCTGGCGCTGA
- the pknB gene encoding Stk1 family PASTA domain-containing Ser/Thr kinase, whose protein sequence is MSQPRLLGGRYELETVIGRGGMAEVYRARDRRLDRIVAVKTLRSDLARDPTFQARFRREAQSAASLNHPSVIAVYDTGEDMIGDTPIPYIVMEHVDGSTLRDLLRENRALLPDKALEITDGILRALDYSHRGGIVHRDIKPANVMLTRQHEVKVMDFGIARAMADTASTMTQTAQVIGTAQYLSPEQARGERVDARSDIYSTGCVLYELLTGKPPFTGDSPVAIAYQHVREEPVPPSQVDPQIPQWADAIVLKAMAKEADHRYQNATEFRQEIQRVLQGQPVSSTAASTMLMGGQQPQGTQVMGAYGGPARTQVRRPQDDGYGLPPVHYDDEAGRGGGGKKAALWVGLAVLFIGGAALIGLLMSGGDDAADQVAIPKSIVNVSQNDATAQLTKLGFKVGEPRTDFNDDVRKGFVISSDPQPGTDAAKGASVTLLVSKGKKPPTEIEIPDVTGKPYAAAKKILEERGFEVDKRVDSNDTVPRGNVISTDPTGGSKAAKGSNVTVTVSTGPSSMKVPSLFNNSQRAACGKLEGLGLKCSVQKGTPPPDKQVAPGFVYDQQPGEGATVAPGETVTIFVAQKPPTPTPGPGTPTTGFPGFPPGNGQG, encoded by the coding sequence ATGAGTCAACCTCGGCTGCTCGGCGGCCGCTACGAGCTCGAAACGGTGATCGGGCGCGGCGGCATGGCCGAGGTCTACCGTGCCCGGGACCGCCGTCTCGATCGCATCGTCGCGGTCAAGACGCTGCGGTCGGACCTGGCCCGTGACCCCACGTTCCAGGCCCGGTTCCGGCGCGAGGCCCAGTCGGCCGCGTCGCTGAACCACCCCTCGGTCATCGCCGTGTACGACACCGGCGAGGACATGATCGGCGACACGCCGATCCCGTACATCGTCATGGAGCACGTGGACGGGAGCACGCTGCGCGACCTCCTGAGGGAGAACCGCGCGCTGCTGCCGGACAAGGCCCTGGAGATCACTGACGGGATCCTGCGGGCGCTGGACTACAGCCACCGCGGCGGCATCGTGCACCGCGACATCAAGCCGGCCAACGTGATGCTCACCCGGCAGCACGAGGTCAAGGTCATGGACTTCGGCATCGCCCGGGCCATGGCCGACACGGCGTCCACGATGACGCAGACCGCCCAGGTGATCGGTACCGCGCAGTACCTGTCGCCCGAGCAGGCGCGCGGGGAGCGGGTGGACGCCCGCAGCGACATCTACTCGACCGGTTGCGTGCTGTACGAGCTGCTCACCGGCAAGCCGCCGTTCACCGGCGACTCCCCGGTCGCGATCGCCTACCAGCACGTGCGGGAGGAGCCGGTCCCGCCGTCGCAGGTGGACCCGCAGATCCCGCAGTGGGCGGACGCGATCGTGCTGAAGGCGATGGCGAAGGAAGCCGACCACCGCTACCAGAACGCGACGGAGTTCCGGCAGGAGATCCAGCGCGTCCTGCAGGGCCAGCCCGTGTCGTCGACGGCGGCGTCCACGATGCTGATGGGCGGCCAGCAGCCGCAGGGCACCCAGGTGATGGGCGCGTACGGCGGCCCGGCGCGCACGCAGGTGCGGCGGCCGCAGGACGACGGCTACGGCCTGCCGCCCGTCCACTACGACGACGAGGCCGGACGCGGCGGCGGCGGCAAGAAGGCCGCGCTGTGGGTGGGCCTCGCGGTGCTGTTCATCGGCGGCGCTGCGCTCATCGGCCTGCTGATGAGCGGCGGGGACGACGCGGCCGACCAGGTCGCGATCCCCAAGAGCATCGTCAACGTCTCGCAGAACGACGCGACGGCCCAGCTCACCAAGCTCGGCTTCAAGGTCGGCGAGCCGAGGACCGACTTCAACGACGACGTCCGGAAGGGGTTCGTGATCAGTTCCGATCCGCAGCCCGGCACGGACGCCGCCAAGGGCGCTTCGGTGACGCTGCTGGTCTCCAAGGGCAAGAAGCCGCCCACGGAGATCGAGATCCCGGACGTGACCGGCAAGCCGTACGCCGCGGCGAAGAAGATCCTGGAGGAGCGCGGGTTCGAGGTCGACAAGCGGGTCGATTCGAACGACACCGTGCCGCGGGGCAACGTGATCTCGACCGATCCGACCGGCGGCTCGAAGGCGGCGAAGGGCTCGAACGTCACGGTGACGGTGTCGACCGGCCCGTCGAGCATGAAGGTGCCGAGCCTGTTCAACAACAGCCAGCGGGCCGCCTGCGGCAAGCTGGAGGGTCTCGGCCTGAAGTGCAGCGTGCAGAAGGGCACGCCGCCGCCCGACAAGCAGGTCGCTCCCGGCTTCGTCTACGACCAGCAGCCGGGTGAGGGCGCGACGGTCGCGCCGGGCGAGACGGTGACCATCTTCGTGGCGCAGAAGCCGCCGACGCCGACGCCCGGCCCGGGCACGCCGACGACGGGCTTCCCCGGCTTCCCACCGGGCAACGGCCAGGGCTGA
- a CDS encoding serine/threonine-protein kinase, with the protein MSTGLVLNDRYRLLERLAIGGMGEVWRASDALSGRLVAVKLLRLELGSDMRARGRFESEARFAAELRHPGIARAFDYGEQAGRTFLVMELVPGEPLDEILARDGGLPLEAVLDLIVQAARALVVAHAAGIVHRDVKPANLMVAPDGTLKITDFGIARRLAAASQTQTGMVMGTAHYISPEQAQGLELSPAADLYSLGAVAYECLTGAPPFDGPTAVEVALKHVRDAPAELPGRVPEAARELVMEMLAKEPRDRPADADTVAARALGIRASLSTGRVGTTREAARLDTARRGARRSPATSPDPHLARSSTLSGFDADEGADNLASGPVSGQRRSAVAYASVAAVLLVCVIVVGSLWKGLAFAGPGGDEREPPAAPATRPVGDDSVDDPASTPAPGTPRRHSGRSTPRPAVPPRHRTHRIRPSTQGPPKASLSHKPSTNPPRATPTAPEPTPAPTGSTTTPSTPSPDPPPTPEGKLGSGDKV; encoded by the coding sequence GTGAGTACGGGCCTCGTCCTGAACGACCGGTACCGGCTGCTGGAGCGGTTGGCGATCGGCGGGATGGGCGAGGTCTGGCGCGCGTCCGACGCGCTGTCGGGGCGGCTGGTGGCGGTGAAGCTGCTGCGCCTGGAGCTGGGTTCGGACATGCGGGCGCGCGGCCGCTTCGAGTCGGAGGCGCGCTTCGCGGCGGAGCTGCGGCACCCGGGGATCGCGCGGGCGTTCGACTACGGCGAGCAGGCCGGACGGACGTTCCTGGTGATGGAGCTGGTGCCGGGCGAGCCGCTGGACGAGATCCTCGCGCGCGACGGCGGGCTGCCGCTGGAGGCGGTGCTCGACCTGATCGTGCAGGCGGCGCGGGCGCTGGTGGTCGCGCACGCGGCCGGGATCGTGCACCGCGACGTCAAGCCGGCGAACCTGATGGTGGCACCGGACGGCACCCTGAAGATCACCGACTTCGGGATCGCCCGCCGGCTGGCGGCGGCGTCGCAGACCCAGACCGGGATGGTCATGGGGACCGCGCACTACATCTCGCCGGAACAGGCGCAGGGCCTGGAGCTGTCCCCGGCGGCGGACCTGTACTCGCTGGGCGCGGTGGCCTACGAGTGCCTGACGGGCGCGCCGCCGTTCGACGGGCCGACCGCGGTGGAGGTGGCGCTCAAGCACGTCCGGGACGCCCCCGCGGAGCTGCCGGGACGGGTGCCCGAGGCGGCCCGCGAGCTGGTCATGGAGATGCTCGCGAAGGAGCCGCGGGACCGTCCCGCGGACGCGGACACGGTCGCCGCACGGGCGCTGGGGATCCGCGCGTCGCTCAGCACGGGCCGGGTCGGCACGACCCGCGAGGCCGCCCGGCTGGACACGGCCCGCAGGGGCGCACGCCGGTCCCCCGCCACCAGCCCCGATCCTCATCTCGCAAGATCGTCTACTTTGTCGGGATTTGACGCTGACGAAGGGGCGGATAACCTCGCCAGCGGACCAGTGTCCGGGCAACGGCGCTCGGCAGTGGCGTACGCGTCCGTCGCGGCCGTCCTGCTGGTCTGCGTGATCGTCGTCGGCTCCCTGTGGAAAGGGCTGGCCTTCGCCGGACCGGGCGGGGACGAGCGGGAACCGCCCGCCGCCCCGGCCACCCGGCCGGTCGGGGACGACAGTGTCGACGATCCGGCCTCCACCCCCGCCCCCGGCACCCCGCGGCGGCACTCGGGCCGGAGCACTCCGAGGCCGGCTGTCCCGCCGCGGCACCGGACGCATAGGATCCGTCCGTCAACGCAGGGGCCGCCCAAGGCGTCCCTGTCACATAAGCCATCCACGAATCCGCCCCGGGCGACTCCCACCGCCCCCGAGCCCACACCCGCACCGACGGGGAGCACCACGACTCCGTCAACTCCGAGCCCGGATCCCCCGCCGACCCCGGAGGGGAAGCTAGGTTCTGGAGACAAGGTGTAG
- a CDS encoding FtsW/RodA/SpoVE family cell cycle protein — protein MQSIGEQIRAHLPYQRRNAASLALLAFAMILTLSAFAEVGLARDGNIPGGLFVYGGGLAVLAFVAYFFQAKFTPYADPLLLPLAVALNGIGLAMIYRLDLDTSHDRKVAAAAGKKLLPDAADAPGQLMWTFVGIALFVGAVLIMRDTDKPDAPLSFPPKTAQRYTYLIGLTAVILLLLPIVPGIGQQINGARVWIHLGPFSVQPGEFAKLLLVVFFAGYLVNKRQAMSLIGKKVGPISLPRARDLGPIMVIWFFCLGVLFMQKDLGTALLFFGLFVSMLYIATQRVSWVVIGVGLLAVGIFIATLLPFMGHVNQRIDIWQNPKPYFDGGCLLDSGKVVPVNPDTTIYKKYKDQGSISPGFSACAELGGEYSDSAQLMKGLFALGQGGVLGTGLGQGEPWRTPLSFSDFIFDSLGEELGLTGLMVLLLIYALIVQRGMKTAVAARDPFLKLFAGGVSFVLALQVFVIVGGVTRLIPLTGLTTPFLSQGGSSLMANWILIAILVRMSHDARKPAPQAIQDEGMTQIVSTR, from the coding sequence ATGCAATCGATCGGGGAGCAGATCCGGGCCCACCTCCCGTACCAGCGGCGCAACGCCGCTTCGCTGGCCTTGCTGGCCTTCGCGATGATCCTGACGCTGTCGGCGTTCGCGGAGGTCGGCCTCGCCCGTGACGGGAACATCCCCGGCGGCCTGTTCGTGTACGGCGGCGGTCTCGCCGTGCTGGCGTTCGTCGCCTACTTCTTCCAGGCGAAGTTCACCCCCTACGCCGACCCGCTGCTGCTGCCGCTCGCGGTGGCGCTGAACGGCATCGGGCTGGCGATGATCTACCGCCTGGACCTCGACACCAGCCATGACCGCAAGGTCGCGGCGGCCGCGGGCAAGAAGCTGCTCCCGGACGCCGCCGACGCGCCCGGCCAGCTGATGTGGACGTTCGTCGGAATCGCCCTGTTCGTCGGCGCCGTGCTGATCATGCGCGACACCGACAAGCCGGACGCCCCGCTTTCGTTCCCGCCGAAGACCGCGCAGCGCTACACGTACCTGATCGGGCTCACCGCGGTCATCCTGCTGCTGCTCCCGATCGTCCCGGGCATCGGCCAGCAGATCAACGGCGCCCGCGTGTGGATCCACCTGGGTCCGTTCTCGGTGCAGCCGGGCGAGTTCGCCAAGCTGCTGCTGGTGGTCTTCTTCGCCGGATACCTGGTGAACAAGCGGCAGGCGATGTCGCTGATCGGCAAGAAGGTCGGCCCGATCAGCCTGCCCCGGGCCCGCGACCTCGGCCCGATCATGGTGATCTGGTTCTTCTGCCTGGGCGTGCTGTTCATGCAGAAGGACCTCGGCACCGCGCTGCTGTTCTTCGGCCTGTTCGTGTCGATGCTGTACATCGCGACCCAGCGGGTGTCCTGGGTGGTGATCGGTGTCGGGCTGCTGGCGGTCGGCATCTTCATCGCGACGCTGCTGCCGTTCATGGGCCACGTGAACCAGCGCATCGACATCTGGCAGAACCCCAAGCCGTACTTCGACGGCGGCTGCCTGCTGGACAGCGGCAAGGTCGTCCCGGTCAACCCCGACACCACCATCTACAAGAAGTACAAGGACCAGGGCAGCATCTCGCCGGGCTTCTCGGCCTGCGCGGAGCTGGGCGGGGAGTACTCCGACAGCGCGCAGCTGATGAAGGGCCTGTTCGCGCTCGGCCAGGGCGGCGTCCTCGGCACCGGGCTCGGCCAGGGCGAGCCGTGGCGGACGCCCCTGTCCTTCAGCGACTTCATCTTCGACTCGCTCGGCGAGGAACTCGGGCTGACCGGGTTGATGGTGTTGCTCTTGATATACGCGTTGATCGTGCAACGCGGGATGAAGACGGCCGTGGCGGCGCGGGACCCGTTCCTGAAGCTGTTCGCGGGCGGCGTGTCCTTCGTGCTGGCCCTCCAGGTCTTCGTGATCGTCGGAGGCGTCACACGGCTCATCCCGCTCACCGGCCTGACGACGCCCTTCCTGTCCCAGGGCGGCTCGTCGCTGATGGCCAACTGGATCCTGATCGCGATCCTGGTGCGGATGAGCCATGACGCGCGCAAGCCCGCCCCGCAGGCGATCCAGGACGAGGGCATGACCCAGATCGTGAGCACGAGGTGA
- a CDS encoding class E sortase: MRTVIRGMGELCITTGLIVMLFVTYELWGTGQYTKGAQDRLGDEMLKNWRATKVTTERVELGKGLAVIRIPRFGEHYRFVVIEGVDRADLRKGPGHYPGSALPGQVGNFVVSGHRTTYSAPFNRLGELDRGDKILIDTRDEQYVYQVTDRRIVKPSATEVTAPVPLHPKRRPTERLLTLTTCHPKYSAAQRMIIFGELVETLPRAASARAAGT, from the coding sequence GTGCGGACGGTGATCCGTGGCATGGGCGAGCTGTGCATCACCACCGGGCTGATCGTCATGCTGTTCGTGACTTACGAGCTCTGGGGCACCGGCCAGTACACCAAGGGCGCGCAGGACAGGCTGGGCGACGAGATGCTGAAGAACTGGCGGGCCACCAAGGTCACCACCGAGAGGGTCGAGCTCGGCAAGGGCCTCGCCGTGATCCGCATCCCCCGGTTCGGCGAGCACTACCGCTTCGTCGTGATCGAGGGCGTCGACCGGGCCGACCTGCGCAAGGGGCCCGGCCACTACCCGGGCAGCGCGCTGCCCGGCCAGGTCGGGAACTTCGTGGTCTCCGGCCACCGGACGACCTACTCCGCGCCGTTCAACCGGCTCGGCGAGCTCGACCGCGGCGACAAGATCCTCATCGACACCCGGGACGAGCAGTACGTCTACCAGGTCACCGACCGGCGGATCGTGAAGCCGTCGGCGACGGAGGTGACCGCTCCCGTCCCGCTCCACCCGAAGCGGCGGCCGACCGAGCGGCTCCTCACGCTCACCACCTGCCACCCCAAGTACTCCGCCGCCCAACGAATGATCATCTTCGGCGAGCTGGTCGAGACGCTGCCGCGCGCGGCGTCGGCCCGCGCCGCCGGGACGTAG
- a CDS encoding rhomboid family intramembrane serine protease produces the protein MSTDQSPAPETSVPTCYRHPSRETYVRCTRCDRFICPECMRDAAVGHQCVECVAEGNRGARKAVPRTVLGARGPAAAVPVVTYTLIGACVAVYLAELASWRVVWDFMMLGRGVLPGGEVGGVAEGEWYRLFTTMFLHQRGGSFGITHILFNMWALWAVGPALEQVLGRWRFLALYVLSGLGGSVLLYLVGSPQDSAVGASGAIFGLFGAYFVIGRRLGGPVGPIVVLLVINLVITFSVPGISWQGHVGGLAVGAALAAAYAYAPEARRRLFHLGAPLAVLVLLAVLVMLRTAELSPAV, from the coding sequence ATGAGCACAGACCAGAGTCCCGCCCCCGAGACCTCGGTGCCGACCTGCTACCGGCATCCGAGCCGCGAGACGTATGTGCGCTGCACCCGTTGCGACCGCTTCATCTGCCCCGAGTGCATGCGGGACGCGGCGGTGGGGCACCAGTGCGTGGAGTGCGTCGCCGAGGGCAACCGGGGGGCCCGCAAGGCGGTCCCCCGGACGGTCCTCGGCGCGCGGGGCCCGGCGGCCGCGGTGCCGGTCGTCACCTACACGCTCATCGGCGCGTGCGTCGCGGTGTACCTCGCCGAGCTGGCGTCCTGGCGCGTGGTCTGGGACTTCATGATGCTCGGCCGGGGGGTGCTGCCCGGCGGGGAGGTCGGCGGGGTCGCCGAGGGCGAGTGGTACCGGCTGTTCACCACGATGTTCCTGCACCAGCGCGGCGGATCGTTCGGCATCACCCACATCCTGTTCAACATGTGGGCGCTGTGGGCCGTCGGTCCCGCGCTGGAGCAGGTGCTCGGACGGTGGCGGTTCCTCGCCCTCTACGTGCTGTCGGGGCTCGGCGGCTCGGTGCTGCTGTACCTGGTCGGCTCGCCGCAGGACTCGGCGGTCGGCGCGTCCGGGGCCATCTTCGGGCTGTTCGGGGCGTACTTCGTGATCGGCCGCAGGCTCGGCGGGCCGGTCGGCCCCATCGTGGTGCTGCTGGTGATCAACCTGGTGATCACGTTCTCGGTGCCGGGCATCTCCTGGCAGGGCCACGTCGGCGGCCTCGCGGTGGGGGCGGCGCTGGCCGCGGCCTACGCCTACGCACCCGAGGCTCGGCGCCGGCTGTTCCACTTGGGCGCGCCGCTGGCTGTGCTGGTGCTGCTCGCGGTGCTCGTGATGCTCAGGACGGCCGAGCTGAGCCCGGCGGTGTAG
- a CDS encoding anthranilate synthase component II: MRVLVVDNHDSFVYNIVQYLLELGADCVVRDRSDVAVQDAADVDGVLLSPGPGHPADAGVCLDLVRDAERRGTPLLGVCLGHQVIAHVHGATVARAPEIVHGFTSEIHHDGAGVFRGLPDPFAATRYHSLAVVPGTVPPDVLEVTARTRDGVVMGLRHRGRPVEGVQFHPESILSVAGHRLLRNWLDTCADQRLHRVGGS, encoded by the coding sequence ATGCGCGTCCTCGTCGTCGACAACCACGACAGCTTCGTCTACAACATCGTCCAGTACCTGCTGGAACTCGGCGCCGACTGCGTGGTCAGGGACCGTTCGGACGTCGCCGTCCAGGACGCCGCCGACGTCGACGGCGTCCTGCTCAGCCCCGGACCCGGCCATCCCGCCGACGCCGGGGTCTGCCTCGACCTCGTGCGGGACGCCGAGCGCCGCGGCACCCCGCTCCTCGGCGTCTGCCTCGGCCACCAGGTGATCGCCCACGTGCACGGCGCGACGGTCGCCCGCGCCCCCGAGATCGTCCACGGCTTCACGAGCGAGATCCACCACGACGGCGCCGGCGTCTTCCGCGGCCTGCCGGACCCGTTCGCCGCGACCCGCTACCACTCGCTCGCCGTCGTGCCCGGGACCGTCCCGCCGGACGTCCTGGAGGTGACCGCCCGCACCCGCGACGGCGTCGTCATGGGCCTGCGCCACCGAGGCCGGCCCGTCGAGGGCGTCCAGTTCCACCCCGAGTCGATCCTCTCCGTCGCCGGCCATCGACTGCTTCGGAACTGGCTCGACACCTGTGCTGACCAGCGCCTTCACCGGGTGGGCGGGAGCTAG